A window of Bacillus sp. DX3.1 genomic DNA:
TGCTCTACTGCATTAAAGATAGGTTGCGGAGTCAAAACCATTCCAGCCCCGCCCCCGTATGGATAATCATCAACACTATTATGTTTACTTGTCGTGTAATCACGAAAATTCACAACTCGAAGCTCAACTGCTTCTTTTTCTTGTGCTTTTTTTAAAATAGAAGACCCGAACACACCAGTAAACATTTCTGGAAACAATGTTAAAATATCAATTTTCATTATAGCAATCCTTCCATTACATGAATGGTTACTAATTTATTTTCAATATTTACTTGTAGTACAACATCGTCAATATACGGAATTAAAAGTTCTTGTCCTTTCGGACGCTTAATCACCCATACATCATTTGCACCAGGAGATAAAATCTCTTTTATTTCCCCTAATGTTTCTCCATCTTCTGTTACAACAGTACAGCCAATAATCTCATGGTAATAGTATTCACCTTCAGCTAATTCACCAAGTTGATCTTCAGGTACCTTTAATAGGGAGCCTTTAAATTGTTCCACTTCATTTACATTGTTATAACCTTCAAACGTCAATAGATCAAACGTCTTGTGCTGACGATGAGAAGTTATTTTTACAGGAAGTGGTTCCGTCCCTTTATCATTCCATATGTACAACACATTTCCTATTTTATAGCGTTCTTCTGGAAAATCCGTACGAGAAATGACGCGTATTTCTCCTCTAACTCCATGAGTATTTACAATTTTCCCTACATTAAACCATTTTGTCATAAACAGCATGTCACCCCTGTTTTCTATATAAGTTAAGCATCTCCATTCCATATATGGAACATGCAATTTCTCTTAAAATGTTAAAAAAGGGAGAGGAACAGATCCTCGCCCTTTTTACATTTATTGAATTTCCAGTGTAACTTTTTCATGATTATGATGTCCCACTGAATACAAGAGCATTCGAATTGCTTTTGCAACTCGCCCTTGCTTTCCAATGACCTTACCCACATCCTCAGGATGTACGGTTAATCGATACTTCATCTCTCCGCTGCACAGTTCCTGTGTAACCTTTACATCTTCAGGATGATCGACAAGAGGCTTGACAATCGTTTCGATTAACCTGTTCATAGCCATCGTCTCAATTACTTACCTTGTTTAGATAAGTGGAATTTCTCCATGATACCTTGGTTAGAGAAAAGATTACGAACTGTATCAGATGGTTTCGCACCGTTTCCTAACCATTTTAATGCTGCTTCTTCATTGATTTTCACTTCAGCTGGTTGAGAAACCGGATTGTAAGTACCGATTTCCTCGATGAAGCGTCCGTCACGAGGAGAACGAGAATCTGCAACAACTACACGATAGAAAGGAGATTTTTTAGCTCCCATACGTTTTAAACGAATTTTAACTGCCATTTATAAAGCACCTCCGAATTTATTTCACACAGATAATTATATTAGCAAAAAGACTAATGCTTTGTAAAGTATTTTTTCTTAACAGAGCCATCTTTTTTTCCTTACATAAATGGAAACTTCAATCCACCTAGTCCTTTTTTCTTACCTTTTTGCATGCCTGTCATCGTCTTCATCATTTTTTTCATATCTTCAAACTGCTTTAATAGACGATTGATTTCTTGTACCGTTGTACCGCTACCTTTGGCAATGCGTTTTTTACGACTAGCATTGATCATTTCCGGTTGTTCCCGCTCTACTTTTGTCATAGAGCGTATAATTGCCTCAATATGCCCAATTTGTTTTTCATCAACTTGCGCATTTTTTAGCCCTTTAATTTTATTTGCACCAGGAAGCATTCCAAGCAATTCATCAAGCGGTCCAAGTTGACGCACTTGTCCAAGTTGCTCTAAGAAATCATCTAGCGTAAACGAAAGCGTACGCATTTTCTGCTCAAGCTCTTTTGCTTTTTCTTCATCAACTGTAGCTTGTGCTTTTTCAATTAACGTTAAAACATCGCCCATCCCTAAAATACGGGATGCCATGCGCTCAGGATGAAAGGCTTCTATTGCGTCTAATTTTTCACCCATACCAGCAAATTTAATTGGTGTATTTGTAACAGCTTTAATAGATAATGCCGCACCACCGCGCGTATCACCATCTAACTTTGTTAAAACAACACCCGTTAAACCTAACTGTTCATGAAAACTTTGCGCAACATTTACCGCATCTTGCCCTGTCATCGCATCGACAACAAGGAAGATTTCATCTGGCTTAGCAATTTCTTTCACTTGCGCTAATTCACCCATTAGTTCTTCATCGATATGCAGACGACCTGCTGTATCAATTAAAACATAATCATGATGATCTTCTTTCGCTTTCACAATCGCTTGTTTCGCAATCTCAACTGGACTTACTTGATCTCCTAATGAGAAAACAGGCATGTCCAATTGCTTCCCTAATGTTTCAAGCTGTTTAATAGCTGCTGGACGATAAATATCAGCTGCAACAAGCATCGGCTTACGATTATGCTTTTTACGAAGCAAATTCGCAAGTTTTCCTGTTGTTGTTGTTTTACCTGCCCCTTGCAATCCAACCATCATAATAACAGTTGGTGGTTTCGTGGAAACAGCAATTTTACTTTGTTCCCCGCCCATTAATTGTGTAAGTTCTTCCTGTACAACTTTGATAACTTGTTGTCCAGGTGTCAAACTTTTCATTACATCTTGTCCGACAGCACGCTCAGACACACGCTTTACAAAATCTTTTACTACTTTAAAGTTAACGTCTGCTTCTAAAAGAGCAAGACGAACTTCTCTCATCATTTCTTTTACGTCGGCTTCGGATACTTTCCCTTTACCGCGGATTTTTTGCATCGTCTGTTGAAGTCGGTCGGCTAATCCTTCAAATGCCATATTGCCGCCCTCCTAATCTAATTTTTCGATAGCTTCAACAACTTGTTTCATTTCTTCATTTACATGCTCTTCTTCGCTGAGTAGCTGTTTTAGCTTTGCAACAAGTCGCTGTCGCTCTTGAAACTTTTGAAGTAATACTAATTTGTCTTCATATTCTTCAAGCATCGCTTCAGTCCGTTTAATGTTATCATACACGGCTTGGCGACTTACATCAAATTCTTCTGCAATTTCACCAAGAGATAAATCATCCAAATAGTAAAGCGACATATAACTTCTTTGTTTTGGCGTTAACAACGATTGATAAAAATCAAATAAATAATTCATTCTCGTTGTTTTCTCGAGCATGTTGGATCATCCTTTGTTAAGTGATTTCCCTTTACATGCATTAGTTTACATGGAGTAGAAAAGGGTGTCAAGTTTTTTTCTTAACATCGTATAAAATTTTATCCCGCATTAACGGGCAGTGATACCTTCACCTCAAGATTCTAAGGAAACCAAAGAAGATAGATGGGGGATAAACTGCCCGTAAAAGCCCGATTGGTGAGAGCTAATAATCAGTGGGGGATAAAGAAAACTCCCACTGATTAAAGTTTCACTTTATAAACAAGAAGCGGTTACGCCTCTTCTTCCTCTTATGCTTCTTCTGTTTCTACGAGATTTGCAAACAAACCATAGACATATTGTTCCGGATCAAATTGCTGTAAGTCGTCCATTTGCTCTCCAAGACCAACAAACTTCACGGGTACATCCATCTCATTACGAATCGCTAATACAATACCACCTTTAGCGGTTCCATCTAATTTCGTTAAGACAATACCTGTGACATTTGTCACCTCACGGAATGTTTTCGCTTGGCTTAAGCCATTTTGTCCTGTTGTTGCATCAATTACGAGCAATACTTCATGAGGAGCACCTGGAATTTCACGCTCAATCACACGTTTTACCTTTTCCAGCTCTTTCATTAAGTTCACTTTATTTTGCAAACGACCTGCTGTATCACATAATAACACATCTACTTTACGTGCTTTTGCCGCTTGAACTGCATCGTACATAACAGCCGCTGGATCAGAACCTGATCCTTGTTTAATGACTTCAACACCCACACGGTCACCCCATACTTCTAACTGCTCGATCGCTCCTGCGCGGAACGTATCTCCTGCTGCTAACAATACAGACTTGCCTTCCGATTTAAATTTATGAGCCATCTTTCCAATTGTTGTTGTTTTCCCAACGCCATTAACACCAACAAATAAAATAACCGTTAATTGATCTTGTTGCACATTTATTTCATTACTAAAGTCAGTATCACCTTTGTAAATACCCACTAACTTTTCAGAAATGACTGCTTGCACCTCTTTCGGATCTTGAATGTTTCGACGCTGTACTTCTTCCTTCAGCTGCTCGATGAGTTCCATCACTGTCCCAACACCAACATCTGCACCAATTAAAATTTCTTCTAGTTCTTCAAAGAAATCTTCATCAATTTTACGGTAGCGATACACTAGATCATTTACTTTTTCCGCAAACGAATTTCTCGTTTTTTCTAATCCATGTTTAAATTTCTCTGTTACTGTATCCGTTTGTTTCGCAATCTTTTCTTTCAGTTTTTTTAAAAAGCTCATTCTTCCCATCCTTCCTATTTATTCGTAACAACCTCTTCTTCGTCAGCTAAACGCACAGAAACAAGCTTAGAAACACCAGACTCTTGCATCGTTACCCCATATAGTACATCAGATTCTTCCATCGTACCTTTTCGGTGTGTAATGACAATAAACTGTGTTTCATCACTAAACTTTTTCAAATACTGTGCAAAACGAGCTACGTTCGCCTCATCAAGAGCCGCCTCAACCTCATCTAGCACGCAGAACGGAACAGGTCGTACTTTTAAAATACCAAATAACAAAGCAATCGCTGTCAAAGCGCGTTCTCCACCTGAAAGCAAACCTAAATTTTGTAATTTTTTACCTGGTGGCTGCGCTACAATATCAATGCCAGTATTTAATAAATCTTGCGGGTTTGTCATCACTAAATCAGCTCTGCCACCACCAAATAATTCACAGAAGACCGCTTGGAACTCTGTACGAATCGCTTGGAATGTAGTAGAAAAACGTTTTTTCATCTCTTCATCCATCTCAGTAATGACTTGATGCAACGTTGACTTCGCTTCTTCTAAGTCATCCCGTTGCTCCAGTAAGAACGTATGGCGCTCTGCTACACGCTCATACTCATCAATCGCTCCAAGATTTACCGCGCCTAGCTCTTCGATTGATAGCTTGATTAATTTTACTTTTTTACGTGCATCTTCTGCAGGCATCGTCATTATGTATTTCAGTTTTGCTGCTTCAAATGAAATGGTATACGTTTCACGTAAATGTTGCAATCTATTTTCTAATTCAACATCAAGACGATTGATTTTCACTTCTTGATCTTTTAAAACCTCGAGTACATATTTATGTTGCCCTTTTGTCTCTTTTACTTCGCGATCTAAATGCTCTACTCGTTCTTGCAGCGTAAGGCGTTGCTCACGACGAGAACTGATTAATTCCGATGTCTGATTCCGATCATGCGCTTTCTTTTGAATCATATTCGTAATTTGTTCTTCACCGCTTGAATTTGATGTCATCTCTTGTTTTAAGAACGCTAAATCCTCTTTCGTTTTCACAAGTGTCCGCTCTGCTTCCTCTTGCTCTTTCGTCAGACGATCTACTTTCTCTTTTTGATTAGATAAACGTTGTTGTTGCTCTGCCGCTTGTACTTTCAACTCCGTCATTTCCGTCTGCACTTTTTCTTTCGAAGAATGCTGTTCACTCTTTTGTTTCGTTAAAGCAGCGATTTTTTCATCAAGCTGTGTAATTTCTTCTTGAAGACCCGATAAAATTTCTCCCAGCTCTTGCTTTCGCCCTTGCATTTTGACTTGATCCTGTAAAAATCCTTCTATTTCTAAATCATAGATAGATAAGCGATCATTTATACGGTGCTCTTCTAATGTTAGTTGATTTACTTCTTCTTTTAATTTTTGTTCATCTACACGCTCTTCTTCTACATTGTGACGCAATTCTTTCACTTTCAATTCTTTTTCTTGAATTTCCTGTTTTAATGCTTTCACATAGTTTTCTAGCTTAGACGTCTTTTCTTCCATGTCAGTAAGCTTCTTACTCCACTCTTCTAATTCACGCTGACGTCCTAATAAAGAAGATTTAGCTTGTTTTACAGCTCCACCGGTCATAGAGCCACCCGGATTTACAACATCACCTTCCAGCGTTACAATGCGGTAGCGATATTGCAATTGCTTCGCTAATTCATTCGCCCCTCTTAAATCTTTCGCAACAACTACTGTTCCTAATAAATTCGAAACAATATTTTCATATTTTTTGTT
This region includes:
- the rimM gene encoding ribosome maturation factor RimM (Essential for efficient processing of 16S rRNA); this encodes MTKWFNVGKIVNTHGVRGEIRVISRTDFPEERYKIGNVLYIWNDKGTEPLPVKITSHRQHKTFDLLTFEGYNNVNEVEQFKGSLLKVPEDQLGELAEGEYYYHEIIGCTVVTEDGETLGEIKEILSPGANDVWVIKRPKGQELLIPYIDDVVLQVNIENKLVTIHVMEGLL
- a CDS encoding KH domain-containing protein, which translates into the protein MNRLIETIVKPLVDHPEDVKVTQELCSGEMKYRLTVHPEDVGKVIGKQGRVAKAIRMLLYSVGHHNHEKVTLEIQ
- the rpsP gene encoding 30S ribosomal protein S16 — encoded protein: MAVKIRLKRMGAKKSPFYRVVVADSRSPRDGRFIEEIGTYNPVSQPAEVKINEEAALKWLGNGAKPSDTVRNLFSNQGIMEKFHLSKQGK
- the ffh gene encoding signal recognition particle protein encodes the protein MAFEGLADRLQQTMQKIRGKGKVSEADVKEMMREVRLALLEADVNFKVVKDFVKRVSERAVGQDVMKSLTPGQQVIKVVQEELTQLMGGEQSKIAVSTKPPTVIMMVGLQGAGKTTTTGKLANLLRKKHNRKPMLVAADIYRPAAIKQLETLGKQLDMPVFSLGDQVSPVEIAKQAIVKAKEDHHDYVLIDTAGRLHIDEELMGELAQVKEIAKPDEIFLVVDAMTGQDAVNVAQSFHEQLGLTGVVLTKLDGDTRGGAALSIKAVTNTPIKFAGMGEKLDAIEAFHPERMASRILGMGDVLTLIEKAQATVDEEKAKELEQKMRTLSFTLDDFLEQLGQVRQLGPLDELLGMLPGANKIKGLKNAQVDEKQIGHIEAIIRSMTKVEREQPEMINASRKKRIAKGSGTTVQEINRLLKQFEDMKKMMKTMTGMQKGKKKGLGGLKFPFM
- a CDS encoding putative DNA-binding protein — translated: MLEKTTRMNYLFDFYQSLLTPKQRSYMSLYYLDDLSLGEIAEEFDVSRQAVYDNIKRTEAMLEEYEDKLVLLQKFQERQRLVAKLKQLLSEEEHVNEEMKQVVEAIEKLD
- the ftsY gene encoding signal recognition particle-docking protein FtsY, whose translation is MSFLKKLKEKIAKQTDTVTEKFKHGLEKTRNSFAEKVNDLVYRYRKIDEDFFEELEEILIGADVGVGTVMELIEQLKEEVQRRNIQDPKEVQAVISEKLVGIYKGDTDFSNEINVQQDQLTVILFVGVNGVGKTTTIGKMAHKFKSEGKSVLLAAGDTFRAGAIEQLEVWGDRVGVEVIKQGSGSDPAAVMYDAVQAAKARKVDVLLCDTAGRLQNKVNLMKELEKVKRVIEREIPGAPHEVLLVIDATTGQNGLSQAKTFREVTNVTGIVLTKLDGTAKGGIVLAIRNEMDVPVKFVGLGEQMDDLQQFDPEQYVYGLFANLVETEEA